A region from the Streptomyces lydicus genome encodes:
- a CDS encoding DUF664 domain-containing protein has translation MSDEELRNSRLPTGWTPLGLLKHLACVELRWLQWGFSGEDVENPWGEFHERPGPWHVDSGESFEDVKEFFQEQCARSRAIVAEARLEDRAATLGGRVPAEEDRPTLIWILFHLLQEYARHAGHLDVARELADGAVGE, from the coding sequence ATGTCCGACGAAGAGCTGAGAAACAGCCGTCTGCCCACCGGCTGGACACCGCTGGGCCTGCTCAAGCACCTGGCCTGTGTGGAACTGCGCTGGCTGCAATGGGGGTTCAGCGGTGAGGATGTCGAAAATCCCTGGGGCGAATTCCACGAGAGGCCCGGACCGTGGCATGTGGACTCCGGGGAATCCTTCGAGGACGTCAAGGAATTCTTCCAGGAACAGTGCGCCCGGTCCCGTGCCATTGTCGCCGAGGCACGGCTTGAGGACCGGGCAGCCACCCTCGGCGGACGCGTTCCGGCCGAGGAGGACCGGCCCACCCTGATCTGGATCCTCTTCCATCTGCTGCAGGAGTACGCACGACACGCAGGGCACCTCGACGTTGCACGGGAATTGGCGGACGGAGCCGTCGGCGAATAG
- the pip gene encoding prolyl aminopeptidase has product MTELYPAIEPYATGLLDVGDGNRVYWEVCGNPEGKPALVVHGGPGSGCSTGARRSFDPDRYRIVLFDQRGCGRSTPHASDPATDMRHNTTGHLLADMEKLREHLGIDRWLLFGGSWGSTLILAYAQRHPERVSEIVIPSVTTTRRSEIDWLYRGVGRFFPEAGERFLAGARGVGPDGDIVGAYARLTADPDPAVRERATADWCAWEDAVLSLESYGSPRPYSGRPSDARVALVRICSHYFSHGAWLEEGALLRDAGRLADIPGVLIHGRQDMGGPPHTAWELARAWPAARLTVIPDAGHKGSEAMREAVIGALDRFAGK; this is encoded by the coding sequence ATGACGGAGCTCTACCCGGCCATCGAGCCGTACGCCACGGGGCTGCTCGATGTCGGCGACGGCAACCGCGTGTACTGGGAGGTCTGCGGCAACCCCGAAGGGAAGCCCGCGCTGGTCGTCCACGGCGGGCCGGGTTCGGGGTGCAGCACGGGCGCGCGGCGGTCCTTCGACCCGGACCGCTATCGCATCGTCCTCTTCGACCAGCGCGGCTGTGGACGCAGCACCCCGCACGCCAGTGACCCTGCCACCGACATGCGGCACAACACCACCGGCCATCTGCTCGCCGACATGGAGAAGTTGCGGGAGCACCTGGGCATCGACCGCTGGCTGCTGTTCGGCGGATCGTGGGGCTCGACACTGATCCTGGCGTACGCACAGCGGCACCCGGAGCGGGTGTCGGAGATCGTCATTCCCAGCGTCACCACGACCCGGCGCTCGGAGATCGACTGGCTCTACCGGGGCGTCGGCAGGTTCTTCCCGGAGGCGGGGGAACGCTTCCTCGCCGGTGCTCGGGGCGTGGGGCCGGACGGCGACATCGTCGGGGCGTACGCACGCCTGACGGCGGACCCCGACCCCGCGGTGCGCGAGCGGGCCACCGCCGACTGGTGCGCCTGGGAGGACGCGGTGCTCTCCCTGGAGTCGTACGGCTCTCCCCGCCCCTACAGCGGCCGTCCCTCGGACGCCCGGGTGGCCCTGGTCCGGATCTGCTCGCACTACTTCTCGCACGGTGCCTGGCTGGAGGAGGGCGCCCTGCTGCGGGACGCCGGGCGGCTGGCGGACATCCCGGGGGTGCTCATCCATGGCCGCCAGGACATGGGCGGACCGCCGCACACCGCCTGGGAGCTGGCCCGCGCCTGGCCCGCCGCGAGGCTGACCGTCATCCCCGACGCGGGGCACAAGGGGAGCGAGGCGATGCGCGAGGCGGTGATCGGCGCGCTCGACCGGTTCGCCGGGAAGTGA
- a CDS encoding GDSL-type esterase/lipase family protein, translating to MNTEHHWITTPLTADLLRGALDLERTAHGVLPHRLPARARAQYMDGQLAMAESQPSGVRLVFRTRATAIELDTLPTKRVYVGAPPRPDGVYDLLVDGRPAGRSSVSGGNTLTIDMAAGTAEQQPGPAGTLRFSGLPEGVKDIEIWLPHNETTELLALRTDAPVEPAPDRGRKVWLHHGSSISHGSDAASPTTTWPALAATRAGVELINLGMGGSALLDPFTARALRDTPADLISLKIGINVVNADLMRLRAFVPAVHGFLDTIREGHPATPLLVVSPLLCPIHEDTPGPSAPDVSALRSGQLRFCATGDPAERAHGKLTLGVIRDELARIVRQRAAEDPNLYYLDGRDLYGEADAVELPLPDRLHPDAATHRRIGERFTQLVFRADGPFTERPFTDRPFTDHSLTDSDLTDGNLTDGSLTDHGPEDRSA from the coding sequence ATGAACACCGAACACCACTGGATCACCACGCCTCTCACCGCGGACCTCCTGCGCGGAGCCCTCGACCTGGAACGCACCGCACACGGGGTGCTGCCGCACCGGCTGCCCGCCCGGGCCCGCGCGCAGTACATGGACGGGCAGCTCGCCATGGCGGAATCCCAACCCTCCGGCGTACGGCTGGTCTTCCGGACCCGGGCCACCGCCATCGAGCTGGACACGCTGCCCACCAAGCGGGTCTACGTGGGTGCCCCGCCCCGCCCGGACGGCGTGTACGACCTGCTGGTCGACGGCCGTCCGGCCGGCCGGTCAAGCGTGAGCGGCGGCAACACCCTGACCATCGACATGGCCGCCGGAACCGCCGAGCAGCAGCCAGGACCGGCCGGCACCCTCCGCTTCTCCGGCCTGCCCGAGGGCGTCAAGGACATAGAGATCTGGCTGCCGCACAACGAGACCACCGAACTCCTCGCCCTGCGCACCGACGCCCCCGTCGAGCCCGCGCCGGACCGGGGCCGCAAAGTGTGGCTGCACCACGGCAGTTCGATCAGCCACGGCTCCGACGCCGCCAGTCCCACCACCACCTGGCCCGCGCTCGCCGCCACCCGCGCCGGTGTGGAACTGATCAACCTGGGCATGGGCGGCAGCGCCCTGCTCGACCCGTTCACCGCCCGCGCCCTGCGGGACACCCCCGCCGATCTCATCAGCCTCAAGATCGGGATCAATGTGGTGAACGCCGATCTGATGCGCCTGCGGGCCTTCGTCCCTGCCGTCCACGGCTTCCTGGACACCATCCGCGAAGGCCACCCCGCCACCCCGCTGCTGGTCGTCTCGCCCCTCCTGTGCCCCATCCACGAGGACACCCCCGGCCCCAGCGCCCCTGACGTCAGCGCTCTGCGCAGCGGGCAACTGCGGTTTTGTGCCACCGGCGACCCCGCGGAGCGCGCCCACGGCAAACTGACCCTGGGCGTCATCCGGGACGAGCTGGCCCGGATCGTGCGACAGCGGGCGGCCGAGGACCCGAATCTGTACTACCTCGACGGCCGTGACCTCTACGGCGAGGCCGACGCCGTCGAACTGCCGCTGCCCGACCGGCTCCACCCGGACGCCGCCACTCACCGCCGTATCGGTGAACGCTTCACCCAGTTGGTCTTCCGGGCCGACGGGCCTTTCACGGAACGTCCTTTCACGGACCGCCCGTTCACGGACCACAGCTTGACGGACAGCGACTTGACGGACGGCAACCTCACGGACGGCAGCCTGACAGACCACGGCCCCGAGGACCGCAGCGCGTGA
- a CDS encoding AlkA N-terminal domain-containing protein codes for MHTDTERCLRAVQSKDARFDGWFYTAVLTTRIYCRPSCPVVPPKPENMRFYPSAAAAQQAGFRACKRCRPDASPGSPEWNARADLVARAMRLIADGIVDREGVPGLAARLGYSTRQTERQLLAELGAGPLALARAQRAQTARLLVETTALPMADIAFAAGFASIRTFNETVREVFALSPTELRQRARPGPRAALPGALALRLPFRQPLNPDNLFGHLAATAVPGVEEWRDGAYRRTLNLPYGHGIVALAPRPDHIDCRLSLTDLRDLAGAIARCRRMLDLDADPEAVDGLLREDPLLAPLVDKAPGRRVPRTADAEEFAVRAVLGQQVSTAAARTHAARLVRAHGEPVDDPDGGLSHLFPTSAALAELDPDALAMPRTRRATLTGVIAALCSGALQLGVGSDRDEARERLAALPGIGPWTVECIAMRALGDPDAFTPTDLGLRRAAAGLGLPHTPAALTRHSARWRPWRAYAVQYLWATDDHPINHLPTN; via the coding sequence ATGCACACCGACACCGAGCGCTGTCTGCGCGCCGTGCAGTCCAAGGATGCCCGCTTCGACGGCTGGTTCTACACCGCCGTGCTCACGACCCGTATCTACTGCCGCCCCAGCTGCCCCGTGGTGCCGCCCAAGCCGGAGAACATGCGGTTCTACCCGAGCGCGGCCGCCGCCCAGCAGGCCGGGTTCCGGGCCTGTAAGCGGTGCCGGCCCGACGCCAGCCCGGGCTCTCCCGAGTGGAACGCGCGCGCCGACCTCGTCGCCCGCGCCATGCGGCTGATCGCCGATGGCATCGTCGACCGCGAGGGCGTCCCCGGGCTCGCGGCCCGGCTCGGCTACAGCACCCGGCAGACGGAGCGCCAGCTGCTGGCGGAGCTGGGCGCCGGGCCGCTCGCCCTGGCCCGCGCCCAGCGTGCACAGACCGCCCGTCTCCTGGTGGAGACCACGGCACTGCCGATGGCCGATATCGCCTTCGCCGCCGGTTTCGCCAGCATCCGCACCTTCAACGAGACGGTACGGGAGGTCTTCGCGCTGTCCCCGACGGAGCTGCGGCAGCGCGCCAGGCCGGGGCCCCGTGCGGCGCTGCCCGGCGCGCTCGCGCTGCGGCTGCCCTTCCGGCAGCCGCTGAACCCCGACAACCTCTTCGGGCACCTCGCCGCCACCGCGGTCCCCGGCGTCGAGGAGTGGCGGGACGGCGCCTACCGCCGGACCCTGAACCTCCCCTACGGGCACGGCATCGTCGCCCTCGCACCCCGCCCCGACCACATCGACTGCCGCCTCTCCCTCACCGACCTGCGCGATCTGGCGGGCGCCATCGCCCGCTGCCGCCGGATGCTCGACCTCGACGCGGACCCGGAGGCTGTCGACGGGCTGCTCCGCGAGGACCCGCTGCTGGCGCCGCTCGTCGACAAGGCACCGGGACGACGGGTCCCGCGGACGGCCGACGCCGAGGAATTCGCGGTCCGCGCCGTCCTCGGCCAGCAGGTGTCCACCGCGGCGGCCCGCACTCACGCCGCACGCCTCGTCCGTGCGCACGGCGAACCCGTCGACGACCCGGACGGCGGCCTCAGCCACCTCTTCCCAACCTCCGCCGCGCTCGCCGAGCTGGACCCGGACGCGCTGGCGATGCCCCGCACCCGCCGCGCCACCCTCACCGGCGTGATCGCCGCCCTCTGCTCCGGCGCGCTGCAACTGGGCGTCGGCAGCGACCGCGACGAGGCCCGCGAACGGCTCGCGGCGCTGCCGGGCATCGGCCCCTGGACCGTCGAATGCATCGCCATGCGCGCACTCGGCGACCCGGACGCCTTCACGCCGACCGACCTCGGACTGCGCCGTGCGGCCGCCGGGCTCGGCCTGCCGCACACCCCGGCCGCTCTCACCCGGCACTCCGCGCGCTGGCGCCCCTGGCGCGCCTACGCCGTCCAGTACCTCTGGGCGACGGACGACCACCCCATCAACCACCTCCCGACGAACTGA
- a CDS encoding diacylglycerol/lipid kinase family protein — protein MDGRWLARLSLAAGTVAVLVLLLFAGLRSVVLVGAGAAGLAVTAAGVWWVLAHRGLVRALALVLVVAAPLAVLVLYVAAGLLWVVLVSLGLWALAVSAGRAALVGETGQAAPRESPADRPARPFLIMNPRSGGGKVGKFQLVRKAEELGAEVLVLDPAHPQDVAALARRAVDEGADLLGVAGGDGTQALVAGVAAERGIPFLVISAGTRNHFALDLGLDREDPSACLEALTDGVELRVDLGYVGDRVFVNNASFGAYAAVVQSPAYRDDKARTILDLLPDLLTRHSGPRLAVRAGTTALDGPQAVLVSNNPYRMGDPAGLGRRERLDSGLLGVLGVHVDNAAQAAWMLRGRRSPGLTSLTTTEVVIDADASAVQAGVDGEALTLPTPVHCRIAPGALRVRVPRHRPGVPHSAPTMKWRRVRRLAARMGRAARGRAAG, from the coding sequence ATGGACGGACGCTGGCTCGCCCGCCTGTCACTGGCGGCGGGGACGGTGGCGGTGCTGGTCCTGCTGCTGTTCGCCGGGCTGCGGAGCGTCGTGCTGGTGGGCGCGGGCGCGGCGGGTCTGGCCGTCACCGCGGCCGGTGTGTGGTGGGTGCTGGCGCACCGGGGCCTGGTGCGGGCGCTCGCTCTCGTCCTGGTCGTGGCGGCGCCGCTCGCCGTCCTCGTGCTCTATGTCGCCGCCGGGCTGCTCTGGGTGGTGCTGGTCTCGCTCGGGCTGTGGGCGCTGGCCGTTTCCGCGGGCCGGGCCGCGCTGGTGGGGGAGACCGGCCAGGCCGCCCCGCGGGAGTCGCCGGCCGACCGCCCCGCCCGTCCCTTCCTGATCATGAATCCGCGCTCGGGTGGCGGGAAGGTCGGGAAGTTCCAGCTGGTGCGGAAGGCCGAGGAGCTGGGCGCCGAGGTCCTGGTGCTGGACCCCGCGCACCCGCAGGACGTGGCCGCCCTGGCCCGCCGCGCCGTCGACGAGGGCGCGGACCTGCTCGGCGTGGCCGGCGGTGACGGCACCCAGGCGCTGGTCGCGGGCGTGGCGGCGGAGCGCGGTATCCCGTTCCTGGTGATCTCCGCGGGGACCCGCAACCACTTCGCCCTGGACCTCGGCCTCGACCGCGAGGACCCCTCGGCCTGCCTGGAGGCCCTGACCGACGGCGTCGAGCTGCGGGTGGACCTCGGCTACGTCGGCGACCGCGTCTTCGTCAACAACGCCTCGTTCGGGGCGTACGCCGCGGTGGTGCAGAGCCCGGCGTACCGCGACGACAAGGCCCGTACGATCCTCGACCTGCTGCCGGACCTGCTGACCCGGCACAGCGGCCCGCGGCTGGCCGTCCGGGCCGGCACCACGGCGCTCGACGGGCCGCAGGCCGTACTGGTGAGCAACAACCCGTACCGCATGGGCGATCCCGCGGGCCTGGGACGCCGGGAGCGGCTGGACTCCGGCCTCCTCGGCGTGCTGGGCGTGCACGTCGACAACGCGGCGCAGGCCGCCTGGATGCTACGCGGCCGCCGTAGCCCGGGGCTGACCTCGCTCACCACCACGGAAGTGGTCATCGACGCCGACGCGTCCGCCGTCCAGGCGGGCGTCGACGGCGAGGCCCTGACCCTGCCCACACCGGTCCACTGCAGGATCGCCCCCGGTGCCCTGCGCGTACGGGTGCCCCGCCACCGCCCCGGCGTGCCGCACAGCGCACCGACGATGAAATGGCGCCGGGTACGCCGGCTGGCCGCGCGGATGGGACGGGCGGCACGGGGGCGCGCTGCCGGCTGA
- a CDS encoding enoyl-CoA hydratase, which translates to MNSDLVLLESDGPLRTIRLNAPERRNALDLDLLGELAAAIATVAADADARALIVAGAGPAFCAGANLESMFGDITRPVHELRAHLKSVYASFLGLRELTIPTIAAVQGAAVGAGLNIALACDLVIAGPRAAFGPTFADIGLHPGGGCSFLLTERMGPAHATAALLSGDIIKAEDAVQRGLANLLAEDPEAKAAELAARYAQRSKSLNADIKRSVRIAATSDFSTSLDFESWAQASSVGSEEFGRYMEEFLKR; encoded by the coding sequence ATGAACTCAGACCTCGTCCTGCTCGAAAGTGACGGCCCGCTCCGTACCATCCGCCTCAACGCGCCCGAACGCCGCAACGCCCTCGACCTCGACCTCCTCGGTGAACTCGCGGCCGCCATCGCCACCGTCGCGGCCGACGCGGACGCTCGCGCCCTGATCGTCGCCGGAGCCGGCCCGGCCTTCTGCGCCGGAGCGAACCTGGAGAGCATGTTCGGTGACATCACCAGGCCGGTGCACGAACTCCGCGCGCATCTGAAATCGGTCTACGCCTCATTCCTCGGCCTCCGTGAACTCACCATCCCCACGATCGCCGCCGTCCAGGGCGCGGCCGTGGGCGCCGGGCTCAACATCGCCCTCGCCTGCGATCTCGTCATCGCCGGTCCGCGCGCCGCTTTCGGACCGACGTTTGCCGACATCGGCCTGCATCCCGGGGGCGGTTGTTCCTTCCTGCTGACCGAACGCATGGGTCCCGCCCATGCCACCGCGGCCCTGCTGTCGGGCGACATCATCAAGGCCGAGGACGCCGTGCAGCGGGGCCTGGCCAATCTGCTGGCCGAGGACCCCGAGGCCAAGGCCGCGGAGTTGGCCGCTCGGTACGCGCAGCGCAGCAAGAGTCTCAATGCCGACATCAAGCGGTCGGTGCGGATCGCCGCGACGTCCGACTTCTCCACGTCGCTCGACTTCGAGTCGTGGGCGCAGGCGTCATCCGTGGGCAGCGAGGAATTCGGCCGCTACATGGAGGAATTCCTCAAGCGCTAG
- a CDS encoding TetR/AcrR family transcriptional regulator, with translation MARWQPDAPGRLAAAALDLFEEHGYENTTVIEIAERAGLTKSTFFRHFPDKREVLFDKGTVTGLLVEGIASAPPAAGPLDAVADALDALGRTFFTVDRREFSARRQAVLNAHTELREREALKRIDLTASMIEALKRRGTPSLTARVAAKLGALVWEIAYDQWIGTDNSEGFGPLARQALAEVRATGAVRQL, from the coding sequence ATGGCTCGCTGGCAACCCGACGCACCAGGACGACTCGCCGCCGCCGCCCTCGACCTCTTCGAGGAGCACGGCTACGAGAACACGACCGTGATCGAGATCGCGGAGCGCGCGGGGCTCACCAAGAGCACGTTCTTCCGGCACTTCCCGGACAAGCGCGAGGTGCTCTTCGACAAGGGCACGGTGACCGGTCTGCTCGTCGAAGGGATCGCCTCGGCGCCGCCGGCGGCTGGGCCGCTCGACGCGGTGGCGGACGCTCTCGATGCGCTCGGCCGGACGTTCTTCACCGTCGACCGCCGTGAGTTCAGCGCCCGGCGCCAGGCCGTGCTGAACGCCCATACGGAACTGCGTGAACGCGAAGCCCTGAAAAGGATCGACCTCACCGCCTCGATGATCGAGGCCCTCAAGCGCCGCGGAACCCCGAGCCTGACCGCGCGCGTGGCCGCGAAACTGGGCGCGCTCGTCTGGGAGATCGCCTACGACCAGTGGATCGGCACCGACAACAGCGAGGGCTTCGGCCCGCTGGCACGGCAAGCGCTCGCCGAAGTACGCGCGACCGGAGCCGTGCGCCAGCTATGA
- a CDS encoding methylated-DNA--[protein]-cysteine S-methyltransferase has protein sequence MTVHPPAPDAPRTHTVLDGTPVGPLTLVAAGPALTGLYMTDQRHRPPQGTFGAPADPGDPPFAAAIAQLRAYFRGELTTFDLPLALRGTPFQRRVWAALGTIPYGETLSYGQLAERLGVPTAARAVGLANGRNPVGIIVPCHRVVGANGSLTGYGGGLDRKRRLLDFERTADGLFPAEACG, from the coding sequence ATGACGGTTCACCCACCCGCACCCGACGCGCCCCGTACCCACACCGTCCTGGACGGCACCCCGGTGGGGCCGCTCACCCTGGTCGCCGCCGGCCCGGCCCTCACCGGCCTGTACATGACCGACCAGCGCCACCGCCCGCCCCAGGGGACCTTCGGCGCCCCGGCGGACCCCGGAGACCCGCCGTTCGCCGCGGCCATCGCCCAGCTCCGGGCCTATTTCCGCGGCGAGTTGACCACTTTCGACCTGCCGCTCGCACTGCGCGGCACGCCCTTCCAGCGCCGGGTCTGGGCGGCGCTGGGCACCATCCCGTACGGCGAGACCCTGTCGTACGGGCAGCTCGCCGAACGGCTCGGCGTCCCGACGGCGGCCCGCGCGGTCGGCCTGGCCAACGGGCGCAACCCGGTCGGCATCATCGTCCCCTGCCATCGCGTCGTCGGCGCCAACGGCAGTCTCACCGGCTACGGGGGCGGGCTCGACCGCAAGCGCCGCCTGCTCGACTTCGAGCGGACAGCGGACGGGCTGTTCCCGGCGGAGGCGTGTGGATGA
- a CDS encoding TetR/AcrR family transcriptional regulator — translation MARAGLTTERLVQAGAELADAVGFEQVTVSALARQFDVKAASLYSHLKNSQDLKTGIALLALEELADRVAAALAGRAGKDALAAFADVYRDYAREHPGRYAAARLRLDPETAAASAGPRHAQMTRAILRGYDLTEPDQTHAVRLLGSVFHGYISLETAGGFSHSAPDSQETWSWILDRLDALLRNWPGP, via the coding sequence ATGGCACGCGCGGGACTGACCACGGAACGCCTGGTCCAGGCGGGGGCGGAGCTGGCGGATGCGGTCGGCTTTGAGCAGGTGACCGTCTCGGCGCTGGCGAGACAGTTCGATGTCAAGGCCGCGAGTCTGTACTCGCACCTCAAGAACTCCCAGGACCTCAAGACCGGGATCGCGCTGCTCGCGCTGGAGGAGCTTGCCGACCGGGTCGCCGCCGCCCTGGCCGGCCGGGCCGGCAAGGATGCGCTGGCCGCCTTCGCCGACGTCTATCGCGACTACGCCCGGGAGCACCCCGGCCGCTATGCCGCGGCACGTCTCCGGCTCGATCCGGAGACGGCGGCGGCGAGCGCGGGGCCCAGGCACGCGCAGATGACGCGGGCGATCCTGCGCGGCTACGACCTGACGGAGCCGGACCAGACGCACGCCGTCCGGCTGCTGGGCAGCGTCTTCCACGGCTACATCAGCCTGGAGACGGCCGGCGGCTTCAGTCACAGCGCTCCCGACTCGCAGGAGACCTGGTCGTGGATCCTGGACCGCCTCGACGCCCTCCTGCGGAACTGGCCCGGGCCCTGA
- a CDS encoding O-acetyl-ADP-ribose deacetylase produces the protein MSTSFTFVQGDITEQAVDAVVNAANSSLLGGGGVDGAIHRRGGPEILAECRALRDSRYGRGLPTGQAVATTAGRLPARWVIHTVGPVHSDSEDRSDLLASCYREALRVADELGARTVALPAISTGVYRWPVDDAARIAVETVRDADTAVEEVRFVLFDDRAYAAFAAQGD, from the coding sequence ATGAGCACTTCCTTCACCTTCGTCCAGGGCGACATCACCGAGCAGGCCGTGGACGCCGTGGTCAACGCCGCCAACTCCTCGCTGCTCGGCGGCGGGGGAGTGGACGGCGCGATCCACCGGCGCGGCGGCCCGGAGATCCTGGCCGAGTGCCGCGCGCTGCGTGACTCCCGCTACGGCCGTGGCCTGCCCACCGGTCAGGCCGTCGCCACCACCGCCGGCCGGCTGCCCGCCCGCTGGGTGATTCACACCGTCGGCCCCGTCCACTCCGACAGCGAGGACCGCAGCGATCTGCTCGCCTCCTGCTATCGCGAGGCGCTGCGGGTGGCCGACGAACTGGGCGCACGGACCGTCGCCCTTCCGGCCATCTCCACCGGCGTCTACCGCTGGCCCGTGGACGACGCCGCCCGTATCGCCGTCGAGACGGTGCGTGACGCGGACACCGCCGTCGAAGAGGTGCGCTTCGTCCTCTTCGACGACCGCGCGTATGCGGCGTTCGCCGCGCAGGGCGACTGA
- a CDS encoding NADP-dependent oxidoreductase — protein sequence MSKAVRYRRFGGPEVLELQEIPEPHAAPDEVRVRVTAAGLNPMDWQITTQPDMAARFGITLPAGFGSDFAGVVDEVGAEATGFVTGDRVYGAAIGRSVADFVLVKKPTETLWPTPEGIGDEVAATLPVSGLTASAALAAIGLHAGDTVLIGGAAGGVGIFAVQLAKLAGARVLGTASEGTFGFLRGLGVEPVAYGPGLADRVRALAPEGITAATDLFGREAAETALKLGVAPERISVVADGPAPPPGVRKMGALDAGPGALEQIAEAIHSGKITVPIAATFPVERIREAVMTQAERHVHGKIVIAL from the coding sequence ATGAGTAAAGCTGTCCGTTACCGGCGATTCGGCGGTCCCGAAGTACTCGAACTGCAGGAGATACCCGAGCCGCACGCCGCACCGGACGAGGTGCGCGTCCGGGTCACGGCCGCCGGGCTGAATCCGATGGATTGGCAAATCACCACACAGCCCGACATGGCGGCGCGGTTCGGCATCACCTTGCCGGCCGGGTTCGGCAGCGACTTCGCCGGAGTGGTGGACGAGGTGGGTGCCGAAGCCACGGGATTCGTGACCGGCGACCGGGTGTACGGGGCCGCCATCGGCCGGTCCGTCGCCGATTTCGTGCTGGTCAAGAAACCCACGGAAACGCTGTGGCCCACCCCGGAGGGCATCGGTGACGAGGTGGCGGCCACGCTTCCGGTGTCCGGTCTGACGGCCTCCGCCGCGCTCGCCGCGATCGGGCTCCACGCCGGGGACACCGTCCTGATCGGTGGGGCGGCGGGTGGCGTGGGCATCTTCGCCGTGCAGCTGGCGAAGCTGGCGGGTGCCCGGGTGCTCGGTACCGCCTCCGAGGGCACGTTCGGATTCCTGCGCGGGCTCGGCGTCGAACCCGTGGCGTACGGCCCTGGCCTGGCGGACCGGGTGCGGGCCCTGGCGCCCGAGGGGATCACCGCCGCAACCGACCTGTTCGGAAGGGAGGCGGCCGAGACCGCGCTCAAGCTCGGCGTGGCACCCGAGCGGATCTCCGTCGTGGCCGACGGCCCCGCCCCGCCGCCCGGTGTGCGCAAGATGGGCGCACTCGACGCGGGACCGGGCGCCCTGGAACAGATCGCCGAGGCGATCCATTCCGGCAAGATCACGGTTCCGATCGCGGCGACCTTCCCGGTCGAGCGGATTCGCGAGGCTGTGATGACGCAGGCCGAGAGGCATGTGCACGGCAAAATCGTGATCGCGCTGTGA